A single Longimicrobiales bacterium DNA region contains:
- the trxB gene encoding thioredoxin-disulfide reductase has product MSENGAVQHERVVIIGSGPAGWTAAIYAARAEMDPFVVEGGISRTMIPGGQLMFTTEVENYPGFREGVDGQALMMEMKEQALGFGTRVLTEDVVEVDPNQHPFRLVTSEGTEILADTVILATGANANWLGLPNEERLAQSGGGVSACAVCDGALPHFREQVLAVIGGGDTAMEDALYLTKFAKEVVVVVRRDELRASRIMAERAQESEKITFAWNTVVTDVYGDDVITGLQLEDTTTGEKRDLDVGGLFVAIGHSPNTGFLQGVVDLKDNGYVRTPVSWRTETSVPGIFAAGDVMDDYYRQAVTAAGTGCMAALEAERWLAHGGAAAHAEETVAAAD; this is encoded by the coding sequence ATGTCGGAGAACGGAGCCGTTCAGCACGAGCGAGTCGTCATTATCGGGTCGGGGCCTGCAGGATGGACGGCAGCGATCTATGCCGCGCGTGCGGAAATGGATCCCTTTGTTGTCGAGGGCGGGATCAGCCGAACTATGATCCCCGGCGGGCAGCTCATGTTCACGACAGAGGTCGAGAACTATCCTGGCTTCCGAGAGGGTGTCGATGGCCAGGCCCTCATGATGGAGATGAAGGAACAAGCCCTCGGTTTCGGCACACGCGTGCTCACGGAGGATGTGGTCGAGGTAGATCCGAACCAGCATCCGTTCCGGCTCGTCACGAGCGAGGGCACCGAGATCCTCGCCGACACGGTGATCCTCGCGACGGGTGCGAACGCGAACTGGCTCGGGCTGCCCAACGAGGAGCGACTCGCGCAATCGGGTGGTGGTGTGAGCGCATGCGCCGTTTGTGACGGAGCTCTACCTCACTTCCGAGAGCAGGTGCTCGCGGTGATCGGTGGTGGCGATACCGCTATGGAGGATGCGCTCTACCTGACGAAATTTGCCAAAGAGGTCGTCGTCGTCGTGCGTCGTGACGAACTGCGCGCCTCCCGAATCATGGCCGAGCGGGCTCAGGAGAGTGAGAAGATCACGTTCGCCTGGAACACCGTTGTCACCGATGTCTACGGCGATGACGTGATCACCGGGTTGCAACTCGAAGACACGACGACCGGCGAGAAGCGGGACCTCGATGTGGGTGGGCTGTTCGTCGCGATCGGGCACTCACCCAACACCGGTTTTCTTCAGGGTGTGGTCGACCTGAAGGACAACGGATATGTGCGAACGCCCGTTTCTTGGCGCACCGAGACCTCGGTCCCCGGCATCTTTGCCGCCGGCGACGTCATGGACGACTACTACCGTCAGGCGGTCACCGCTGCGGGCACCGGATGTATGGCGGCTCTCGAAGCAGAGCGATGGCTCGCACACGGTGGTGCCGCCGCGCACGCGGAAGAGACGGTCGCCGCCGCAGACTGA
- a CDS encoding NAD(P)/FAD-dependent oxidoreductase, with product MADDIRDITIIGGGPTGLFAAFYAGMRGSSCRIVDSLPDLGGQLTALYPEKYIHDVGGFPKVLAKDLVSSLVEQALQFDPEVVLDEQVQDLEWMGNHFELRCSGGVYRTRTVVIAGGKGAFEPMPLKCDGYEQFMHAGVEYAVKDPEAFRDKHVVVVGGGDSAMDFVMMLKDMAASMTLVHRRDGWRAHAATVTQVEEAAAAGEIDLKTFYEVRAIDGSDRVERLTVFDNRTDEDLVLECDQVLSCLGFKPDLGPIKNWGLEVKKNRIQVSALMATSVAGVFGAGDLVNYEGKLDLIATGFAEAAVAVNNAVHFVDPSARVNPGHSTNMKVFKED from the coding sequence ATGGCTGACGACATTAGGGATATCACGATTATCGGCGGGGGCCCGACGGGCCTCTTCGCCGCGTTCTACGCAGGCATGCGAGGATCCTCGTGTCGCATCGTCGATTCGCTGCCGGACTTGGGGGGACAGCTGACTGCTCTCTATCCGGAGAAGTACATCCATGACGTGGGTGGCTTCCCCAAGGTTCTCGCCAAGGACCTCGTGAGCAGTCTGGTTGAGCAAGCCCTCCAGTTCGATCCGGAAGTCGTTCTCGACGAGCAGGTTCAGGATCTCGAATGGATGGGGAACCACTTTGAGCTGCGTTGCAGCGGAGGGGTCTACCGGACGCGGACCGTCGTGATCGCCGGAGGGAAGGGTGCCTTTGAGCCCATGCCCTTGAAGTGCGACGGATACGAGCAGTTCATGCACGCCGGGGTCGAGTACGCCGTGAAGGACCCCGAAGCGTTCCGTGACAAGCACGTCGTCGTCGTCGGTGGTGGAGATAGCGCCATGGACTTCGTAATGATGCTGAAGGACATGGCCGCGTCGATGACGCTCGTGCATCGGCGAGACGGCTGGCGCGCACACGCCGCAACGGTCACGCAGGTCGAGGAAGCGGCTGCCGCTGGAGAGATCGACCTCAAGACTTTTTACGAGGTGCGGGCCATTGACGGCAGTGACCGAGTTGAACGCCTCACGGTCTTTGACAACCGGACGGACGAGGACCTCGTGCTGGAGTGTGACCAGGTACTCTCGTGTCTGGGCTTCAAGCCTGACCTCGGTCCAATCAAGAACTGGGGACTCGAGGTCAAGAAGAACCGCATCCAGGTGAGTGCCTTGATGGCGACTTCGGTGGCCGGTGTATTCGGGGCGGGTGACCTGGTCAACTACGAGGGGAAACTCGACCTCATCGCGACGGGTTTTGCTGAGGCTGCGGTCGCAGTCAACAACGCAGTGCATTTCGTCGACCCGAGCGCCCGGGTGAACCCGGGGCATTCGACGAACATGAAAGTGTTCAAAGAAGACTGA